The window GATGTATTGGGTATTTGCTCTGCAGCATTTACCAAGTATTACTGTGTGTCTGACTCATTGCTGTACTACATGTATATTTCCAAAGATTATCTGGATTTCTTTTGTGAATGCTCTTGCAATAGAACCTTTGTATGTGAACACATGCACAGTTCCTTAGATTTTAAGTTATGAGCAGTGACTCAGAGTACATGAATTGTTTCCTGCATCTCCAATGAGTAGAAGAGCATATGTATCCTCAGCTTAAACATTTAGTCATCATTTGATCTTATGAACAGTAATATTTTGACAGAATCCATGGCAATATGTTTGCAGCAAAGCTGGATTCTTCTACATTCATGTAGTGAAAGAGTTACTCCTATTCAATATGTGATTTGTCCCATATTATTGATATTGAATTAAGAACAAAACTACCAGTTGAAAATCAGTGTGAGAGTTCTAATGAAATATGGAaaatttatttccattattatttgtttaataAGCTGTGCAGCATTGATGTTGAAATGCCAAGTTATGAGTGATAGGTTTAAGTAATAGTGCCTTGCATATTTATAGAATGCAATACTGAATGTGAGGAATGAGATTTGGTATTTACTAAGCACTCTGTCCTGACAACTTCCTTGGTGATTTTGAGATTATTTCAGTGCATGGTTTATAACATTCTAAAATtacttttatcaatttttttaaaAGTAACATACAGCATCCTGTAATAATTGATACTCTGTTATTTGGTCTTTGACAACCATCATGTgttcaaagcaaaacaaaaatcttttgTTTTTGAAGCTACTAGTCATACAGCTTCTCATTTTGAGCTTATTAGCTTGGTTACTGCAAGCTTATTACTAAATTACATATGGTTAGTAGGCTACATGAAGTATGAATTGAGATCTTATTCCTGGGAAACTTaatcttcttttgttttatgttcaGAATTACAAACTAGCAAAGGTTCTATTGTATATATTATATGTCATTTTACCGTAAATGTTTGACCAGTAACTAAATGTCCTTTACTATCTTGTGATTCCCCCTAGTGCCACGCTCTATGACAGAGAAGAGACCAGCACCTAAACCCCCAGCTGGTGTATCCCACAACTCCTCTTTCTACCTCCCACATTACTCCAGCCATTCCCGCACGCCTTCTGACCCCATGTTGGGCCCCCCTACCTACCACCCAGGCCTcactcacaacaacaataatggtggtgggggaggtagCCTTGGAGGGATAGGCCACAAGAGGAGTCCATCAACTGATTCTAGTAATAGTGTGTTCTTCCCtcaaccttcctcttcttccaacaacaccactacttcTTCTGGGACaacacgcttctctctctcacataactTGCCCTCTGAAGCTACGTCAGGTGAGGTGATTGGGATTCCTCAGACTTTTCTTGGCTTCCTTTTGCTTCAGTAGTCTTTGAGGTCCTTAGCTTGGTAATCCTACATAGATAATCTAACCAAGTCTTGAGTAAGGCATCTGCTCTCCATTTCCTGAATCtaatatcttttctccttctaaaCCTCCATATAATCATAACATACTCCCCTTAgttcagtattttaatcttgCACCACTAAATTTTCTGCCTAGTATATAGAAAGAGAGCAAGCTCACTATACTACTGCTTGTGGAGTGTATGTGGAGGCATGCTGCAAGGAACCACAAATTGTCTACATCATATTTTGTTTCTTGGATTGACTTTGAAAAGTAATTTCGCTGAGAATGTTTCCAATGTATATATACTTTCATTATTCTGAGGGAGGATGCTGATACTGGAAACTCAATGGTTAATATTTttgcactgggagaggataAACTTTCTGCTCcgaactttattatttttttccccacttctAACTTTAAACAGCAAATTCAAGTaaagctcttcctcttccatgctAGGGAGTGGTGGTACAGGGCAGGAGAACTGACTTTATTCAGAAATGTTAGATTACAGTATGTGTTCAAGACATGATTGACATTCTAAACtagatatgagagaaaaaaatcaaagaacttCACATTTGCTTTTGCATTCAAGATCTTAGCCGTAATGCTTACATTTCAATTTCATCTATGAAAGGCCGTACTTTTATCCTTACATTGCATTCAGATGCTACTCTGTAAGCACAGCGTGATGCCAATTATCAAGCCACAAGCTGTGACCTGCAGTGAATATGTTGCTCTCATAAATTGCATAATTACATGCAAAGTGATGAAGATGCTTTGCAGTGGTACAAAAAGCTCAAATATTGTATCTCCTGCATGGAgatatttagaaaaaaatatggatattATTTCAGTTGTTAGTTTACTATATCATTTGTAGAATACTCGCTTCAAGAATCCTTGAGAATATTGCTGTTGATGATCAAAGTTAGCCTCATTTGGTAACAAAAGTCTAGTTGCAGTGTGGTCAGAAAGTATTTACTGTACATGAATACCCTTGAAGAGTTATGGATTTATGGATATATTTACCATACAAGGCTGGGAGTTTATGAGGTATTTATGTTCAGATTCAGATGGCTGGAAGACATAAATATGATAATTTTTGACAAGTTGTGATTGGAATGTGTTAGTAGTATGTAGCACAATGTACAGTGATGAGGATCCTTTTAAATAGCATGCAAGATGATATTCCATGAGGTGAAGAAAGGTCTGTGGCATCACTGTGTTTGGTTCCCCAGGGGTCAGGGCTGTACCCCTCAATATTGTAAGTCTGGTCCTCAGCATTTTCACCTGACAATTTTcagcaaaataaaaacagatcTTGGCTCGCAGAAGTCCCAGGCAAAAGTGACTTGGCCTTGAATGTTTTGCTCAGTTGAGACAGTGTTGGTGTGTACCATTCACCTTTACCAGTGTCTCCTTGTGCACTCTGCTGAGGAAAGTTGTTCTGGTTGTTGTTACTTAATTATCCTCAGTGCTGAGATGAAAGATAACCTGAcaaatatgaaaggaagggcATCACATAATTGGCATTAAGTTGTATTCATTTCTTGACAATAATAGGTAATCCTGTATCTTACTCTACTTTTCACCAAGATGATAGCCAGCCTACACCTTAGCTTTACTCTGTGTTTGCATGGCTTCAGTTGTGTATCCACCTGCTGCTATTTTGTTGTTAgtctttaatgatgtttttattttaagttGAATTCTTTGAAGATTgaccataaaaagaaaactatttatttacatcttaAATCTGAATatgaatgagaagaaatgaaTTGAAGTCTATCATAAGAATTTATATTTCTGTATACCTAATTGCAACTTGAAAGAGTGGGTAATTTTGCTTACTTtatattgaacacacacacacacacacacacacacacacacacacacacacacacacacacacacacacacacacacacacacacacacacacacacacacacacacacacacacattacagtcTAAGcttgacacaaacacacaccaggaaatgCATGACTAATCAtcttgccaacacacacacaggcagtgcAAGTGATGGTCGGCCACTGGACACGGACACTTCCCCGTCATCCTCACCTCAAGAGTCCCCCAACACCTTCATTAATGGACGCTCTACTgagtctctctcttctcttgtatcAGACGACCCCCAGCCGCCTCCCAGAAGGGTAAAATATTTCTGTACTGATCcagcttaaccccttgagtatcatgttgcatttccatattcattctggttactatttgttgattatatacagcttcagaaacttgtgttaggggttagaatagtgaggactgggaccattaatcttgtgacctcataggcccttcttaatgtaaataaaatggtctaatcttacacaaatcccaaggtaaaaatgtgtcccagtattgaaggagttaaggctcTCATGGAAACACTGAAGATCAAACCTTCAGTAGAACACtcacattattaatttttttatttattcatttatttccagaGAATGGGTTCCCTTCGCCATCGTAGGTGCAAAGCGTTGTACGACTGTGATGCCGACTTAGACGACGAGTTAAGCTTTAAAGAAGGTGAAATTATCATTGTACTTCAAGCAGAGACAGAAGACGGTGactggatggagggagagattgAAGGTGACCCCAAACGTAGAGGGAAAGTCCCCATCAACTTTGTGCACATGTTTACAGATTAGCGGGAAGCTCAACACTTAGTATGAACTGCATGTATTTGGCTTACCTATAAATCAGTATTCAACAATATGAGTATGAGTATAGTCTTACTGTGAATTTGTTTTAATGTTGCTATCGAGAGGAAAGTGCATATTTCTGATTAACCATACACTGGTATACAATTGGTTAACTATAACGACAACTGTGTCATCAATTAGTTGTGTTTATATTTAGTTAAATgcatagttgttgtttttttaactTCTTATCCATTTCTTAATGTGAAAACACATCATTATAAAACCACAAATTGATttaaaggagtaaaagaaaatactacaTGTATGATATGTTACGTACAGCAGGTATATTGTCTGAAATCAGTTGTACATCGTTTTCCTATCATTAGGATTGTGACGAACTTCAGGTAGTGTGAAGTGAAAtcaagacaaagaggaaaaaactacTCTGGAATAGGAAGCTCAAATTTGAAGTCATGCTCATTGATGGTAATTCTGCTCACAACAACAccaaataattattttcttaacaTGCATCAGATTTAGCTCCTGCTTCCCTGTTAGGCAGCAGAACACAGGCCAGTGAAGGACTGAAGGGATCTCCACTAGTCTTATGTCACTCATGAAAATGTATTTCATGTTTGTCTGAATACATCTGTGTCCTCTCCATATCATCTCAGAAATTAATGTACTACATCAAAATATGAACCATGTATCAAACTGTGAACTTAATGATCGGAGAAGAAAGATATTCTAAAGTTGAACattgaaggaattgagttttagtATGGTTAAATCATTATTGATATCAATATTTATCTATCCTGATCTAACTTTCTCCTGCTTAGGACTTCATTATTTCAGTTGTTTAATGAAATGTTCAGAGTTCATGACCATGACTACATAACCTTGGGAGACAGTGTGGGTTACCTTGAGCTACACTCTGAGGTTTATTGATTCTCTGACTCTAGGATTCTTGCTTGAGTTTCTGTGAGTTGTGCTGAATAATGTCTAGTGACCTGCAAGCATCAAGGATACTTCACCAGGCAGCACAGTCTAGTGGCTCTCTGTAGGGTGGAAGTTTATCAGCATGCATACCTGTAGTAAGTGCCAACTGTATTTGCCTGGTAACTAAGATGTATGCAGCATTCtgccaactattttttttctatatatcatcactatcactgtttttctctttgaattgtctcatcatcattataataataggGGGACATCCAGTGAAGTGGGAGGACAGAATGCTGGGATGTGTGATGTGTAGGAGAGAATTTGATCATGCCAAGAGGCAATGCTGAAACTTTCCTCTTGTGGAAGCTCTCAGGAATAAATATTTGATGTGGGTATATGGatatgttattatcattatcatcattatcattaccatagtCTTTATATTTGCTGTCATCATTGTAATCATCaaaatcattgtcatcattcttaatatttctccctcttccttgcaAACCCTCCCAAAAGAGGATTCTGGCGAGCTATCCCAGGTATATACTGTATGCACACACAGAGATATCAAGAGAGTACACAGAGAAACTTTTCTGTATGTTACAACACACTCAGTTTTCTCATATATTCAGCAtcacactccttccttccatttgttCCTCTATGCACTAGTTTGTGTCTTCCACAGCAAAAGAAGTCTTCCTCTCATATATACTGATTGTTTCATTTTTCACAGTTGTGAGATGTGTGTCATGATCTATGCTCTGTTTATGCTCGTACCACATGAAGATATGTGGCATCTTCTTGTTGATTCATCAGCTTCACTGATCAGTTGGCACTTGCTGCATGCATATTGAACCATCCTACAGTAAGAGTTTCATGGCATGTGTTTATaggtcatctttcttctcttgtttgtttacaatatttCACTAATTGTGTTGTCATGGTCTGCAGTGGAATATAATTGAAATGCAAAGAAATTTTACCTTAAGCATGAGATAAATTAAGCATAAGTGGGAATCAAAAGTCTGCCAGGACACTCACAGAAAAGCAAATCCAACACTGTGCCAGTGAAGTCAAGGCTTGAAGGATCTTGGTCCACTCTGCCTCTCCTGTCACTACAGTTCTATGCCTGCACAGTATATTTCTTTTAGCAAACTATAAGAAGCTTCTGAACCACTAAAATGGATGTAAGAGTagtaacactttttcttttcactgaaTTCACAGGTCTTGTTTGTATTCTGTAAGATTTTCTCATGTAGGTATTAAAGGGGAGGGTAACTGCTGTGCTTTGCTCAAAATGTTCTAAtaattgatttttctctttcttttcactttcatgTGGAGAAATATCTATCATTAAATAtgaagatggagaaagggaTAGTATAAACATTATGTAATGCAGTGATGGTCGGAATGAGGTAACTTGCTTTACTTGCCATGATTGTGTCGTTTCCTTTGATCTTCGGTCTTCTGACTTGCTGACTGTTTTCTAGTAAAATCTGATGGTCAATAGATTCTTGGCATACCAGAGGCATGGAGACTGAGGGAAGACACTCACAGGATGGAGGTGTGGTATGTTACCTTGCCTGTAACCATGAATATACACATAATGGATGTAGACAGACTGCTCAAGAAAGTGTCTAGAAATGTAGTGATACATAAAAATGAGATATATTTTGATGTCTGAGAAGAAAGTAGAACTTAAAGCAAGTACTATACTAGGTTTCATGACAAGTTTATAATGCTGAATGCTAGACAGTGTGCTGCATATCCTTTGAAAGTGTAGTTGCTATCTTTGGAATGTATCAAGAAtgtgggaagaaaggagatCAAAATACTAGTTGCTTGAAATTATCAAGGATTCTGCttattacatttctctctctctctctctctctctctctctctctctctctctctctctctctctctctctctctctctctctctcaagcacacacacacacacgcccggtagctcagtagttagagcgctggcttcacaagccagaggaccggggttcaattccccggccgggtggagatatttgggtgtgtctcctttcacgtgtagcccctgttcacctagcagtgagtaggtacgggatgtaaatcgaggagttgtgaccttgttgtcccggtgtgtggtgtgtgcctggtctttcaggcctatccgaagatcggaaataatgagctctgagctcgttccgtaggataacgtctggctgtctcatcagagactgcagcagatcaaatagtgaaacacgCATCAATCCACCTCCTTAATCCTGCAGGTTATGAATCATTACATATTTTAGAGATACGAGCAGCTTTTCTCTGTCAATGATAAGTTTGTGACTTAGAGAGCGGCCCCTCATGCACTCGGCCTCCACattgagtagtgtgtgtgtgtgtgtgtgtgtgtgtgtgttgtagtgcaGGTGAAGTTCTCAAGATGTATTATGTTTGAGGTGTGCCAATAAAGGGAGCAGTTTCAACAGTTATTTCTGGAAGCCAAAAACAGCATGATATGAGTAGAAGTAAATCAAAAGTGCATAATGTGAGCATTGGTCTTGTGTATAAGTATAAATAGTATTAAAGccttttttcactcctttagcTCATtgaaaggaagtgtgtgtgacCTTGCTGTACAGAGTGATAGGTAGGTTTTAGTTTTGAAAAAtgtgatattttttattttttacaatattttaaGTCTGATTGTATAAGGGTACATGATGTACAAATGCATAATTTGTCAATTATTATAAAATGCTTTTTTCAGTTATGCTTAAGACATGTGAATGAAGATgccacatattattattattattattattatttcatgctTGATTCAGATTTTTTTATAATGGAAATGAATGCTGACATTTAGTCATTGTGTTAGTTTTGTCACTATGTGCATACTTTTTATGTTGTCATCTTTATGTACATTATTTTACTGAACAAAATGTGAGTTTGCACGTCAGTGACTGCTTTCGAATTGAAATGAAcactattgttatttatttaacaaaatgcactttaataagattTCCATTGCATTATAAAATGTTGTATCATAATTGTCTGGAGTGTCTCATTAGTAACATGAACATGAATAAACCAAACATTGATGAGATGGTCTTACACACAAGCCACTGCAACAGAAACACACAGGTCTCAAGGACTGGGTGAGGACTTGCTGCTTCTTTTGTACCTACATTCCATGCACACTGTGACTCCCTCTGTAGTGTGGCCGAGGTTGCCTTCCTCCACACGCAGGAGTGAGAGAAGTGAACACACCTTACAAAACACTAATTATTGTAAAGCTTTTTGATTGTGCTCTGGAAAATAAGCTTAGCCATTTGAAGAGCTTACCTCTCGCATATACTTTGAATGACTTAGTGTAAGCATTACTGCAGCCTTACCTCACTACTGGAATCTCATTGTGTTCAGATATTTTGATGCCAAATTTCTTTAAGTAACCTATGTAAAATTCCTCTGAGTTACAATATACACAGCTGTTATTAGTCATCCAAGACTTGATtttatattcatattttcaGTATTATGTCAAATTTACATTGCATCATTCTATATTGATTTGTTGCATTGTGAAGTACTGATAAAACTTGAGCCAGAACTTGTGAAAATATgcagactgaaaaaaataatgacaaagtttctactttattaattttacaAAGGGTACCTATGCCCTGAATGATGTGTACAGACTGATGGATAGGTGTTCTAGTCATGGTGGAGGCGTTAAATGTTGTGTTGGAGACATGTCAATGGGAAGACAATGATATAAAGCTTTAGATGGGACTGCTCTTAGCTCTGGTGACTGATGATGATGCACAATTACAGTAATGTGTATTGAGCTGTGTAGGAGTGGCATGAAAGTATCTGAATCATCAACATGAACATtccaaaattaaattatatttttCTAGAAGTAAAATTTACAGGAAGTTGCATGAATGCCACAGAAATATTAGGTGCTGTACAGTGTGTATTCTGCTCATCAAAACAAATACATTGACACCTTCACTCCCATTatcagtggaaaagtggaaagtTGTGGCAAATGTACAAGTTTTCTGTACGAATTAAAATGTATTTTGAAGTGAAACAGTTTGTGATCACAACTAATAAAAAGTGAttgcagcattttttttttttttttttttttttttacagctgtGATTGAAATTACTGCAGAAAATTCTGAACTGGATTTTTCTCTTGAACTAAAGTCATGTACTTACTAAGTTACTGAAGAAATATTGCCAGGCTATCATACTGACATTCTCTTTAATGTTAGGTAAATCAAGAACATGCAGTTGCTTGCATATCTTCTCTGAGAAGCACAACTTAGTTTAGTTCTGTAAAGATACAAAAAGTCTTCCTTGTGAAAGGAAACGTAcaatgatgtatatatatactatatatatatattgatgcaTATTTTAACTTATGTTCTGAATGAACCTCAATATTGAACTTAATGTTTGATAAACCATAAGTAGCTGGTCTCAGACATTACTTATGTGAAAGTTgtattatatctatttttttccattgtgaAGGCTCATATTAACCAGTaattatgtgtgtatatatatgcgTATAAGCTTACTGTATAATGTTAATTAATGAAAGATTATTTAAATTTCTAGTtgttctttgtatatatatatattgtaaatagtatacacacacacacacacacacatacatgtatatGCTTTGTGTGATGAATATTGCCTCTTTCACTATCTCAAAGACCAGCATGATTGTAAACAAAGTGGATGTATTATAGCTAAGAATTAATGGCTTGTAAATATGTACAAGGTAGCCAACAAGGACATACAATGATCACTCTGCCACCAGTCTGACCCATCAATATTGTCATTGGTTTACGAATGAGCATCTGTATTTTTCAATCAAACGAGAAAAATTCATCTCATAATAGAGTTGAGACTATTTGAAGGGAGTTGTTGAACCTTGTCCCCTCTGTGTGAGTCACCCCTCAGCATGATGTGTAGTGATGCTCGCTGGTGTGGACATCTCGGCCTACATTGTACTGGGCAAATCACACTTGTCTTTGTGGGTTTATGTAGTAAAAATCTTAAAAAGGTATGTTCAAAATACAAATTTGCtcttatttatccatttcttttaaACTAATGATGATTACAAATTGAGCATTGGATCAGTTCCATGAGGTGGTATAGATAGATGAGGTGCTCAAATCAACTATTTACATGAACCAATAAACCTTTTGTCAAGATTTCAGTACAACACAAGAATGCCAAACAAGATAAGAACTGTATTTTAAAAgacatatgtatgtatacaatGTGTTCAAAAAGTATCAAGACTCCATTTATTATATTGCAAGACTTATCCCTTTCATATCAAGACtccatttattatatttcaaaGTCATTGCATTTGTTCCAGCAAGATTTATTGTTCAGAGCACCTCTTTAATTCCTCCTTGTTTGTTGTGAAGCTGCTATACAATATTACAGTATTACatttctctcagtctctcacattttcttatctatttctttgaaatgaaaattttgtttaagagagaaagaggtaggTGTGGAGAATAATGTGAGTGCTGAAGTTAAATTATTGGATATTTCAGTAAAAATTTTTAGATGAGCAAATCTGAGTGTGCTCCAATGTTGCTCCAGTTCCCATATATATGAAGGCCCCAAAGATGATCCTAGGATCTTGCCATGATTTAGTATCATAAGTATGTGCATCATTATACACTCAGTAATATGTCTGACCATTTTCAGAATATTCCACACAAATCATGGATGATTACAATAGGCTGAATATAACTAATCTTGATACTTTTGAACACAcatgtgtctatatatatatatatatatatatatatatatatatatatatatatatatatatatatatatatatatatatatatccccttTTGACAGAATTAATAAAAATTGTTGAAAAACTTGAAAGTAGATAATCTGAACGTCTTTAGTTCCTCAAGGTGTTGCATCAGATAGGCTTGGATTACTTCCAGATATGTAcatatgtagttttttttattgtgtatcCTTTTGTGTATTAAAGAAGAATCAGAGAGCATTGTAGatttatatatgtgtttgtgtggaaTGTGAAAGAATGGTGATAAATGACAAGTGGAGATGCAACGTGGATATCCTTTATGGTCTAGACGGGAGGCTCCTCTACATCATGGCACCAGAAAGATTGGGTCATGTAAGGCTAAGGAGATAGAACATGAAGCAGCACAGGAAACCAGCTGTTCTGGATCCTGATTTAGAGGAAGTGTGGTGTAATGAGTAATACACCTCCCTCCCATGCAGAGCTGGTACATGAGAAGGGAATGGTTGTGAAGGTATGCATCaagatttctctctcattccttatcCAAAATAAGTCAGGTGCCATGTAAGGAAAACCAGAATGCATCAATAGTTATAGATATAGattaacagatagatagatgaatagacaggtagatagacatacagacagacatatattcAGACAtgattaaagtgtgtgtgtgtgtgtgtgtgtgtgtgtgttaaccattttcttcccttctgttaATGCTCTCTGCATGTATTGGTCACATGTAATTTATTTGTAATGGATCATAAATATATGAAGCTTATGTTGTGTTTAAGACCTtttaaagaaattataaaaaattaaaaccaATCTTAGGCAATTTAAAGATTATTATAGTGACATGATAGGCCATGAGGCCAGGAAAGGTTCACTGACTAGGACCTCACCAGTGTCCTCCCATAGCAGGTACTACTTGTTTGGTGACATACAGGGCGAGAGGTAAGGAGATTAGCCATGCCACCCAATAGGAAAATACCCTTCCACACTACCACTTAATACTTTTCTACCTTACAGATTGTTTGCTTATACTTGACCTGTTCCTGGGAAAGTACTGTAATCTTTTAAACCACTCACCTATAGCAAAATATTACCATATGTCATTTCAGGTACAAAGTATTAATCATTTAAGTGtcggggaaagaaaataaatatttctGTATATGATTTAAGCATTTGCAAATGAAAAGGACATTAAATAATTTTCTGGCACATTATTACAAAACTGGATAACACTTAATTCTTATTTCTATGGtgattctctcattcttctctctctctctctctctctctctctctctctctctctctctctctctctctctctcttacttctttttcctttccctctcacacaACGAGACGGTAGGAGATGTAGCGGCCAGCTGTTTCAGAGGGACGGATGATCTTCACCACCTGGCCACGCTTGAGCCCAAAGTACCGCGCCACAGGGTCACCCGCCTGTATCCTCATGAGCTGGTTGTCCTTCAGTTTGTACCTGAAAATTTATTTGTTACAACACTGCTTACTTACCAACCCATTCTGTGGCATGGTATACTATGGCACATCATTCTTTGTTTAAGCCAGAACTGTTATGCaatcataaatctctctctctctctctctctctctctctctctctctaccacctcCTCATACCTCTGCAGCAGTTCAGTTTTTTCCTCAGCCGTCATCACCACATGCTCAGGCACCAACTCGTGCTCAGTGATGTTGATCAGCAATTCAGACTCCAGAAACTGCTCCAGGATGTACTTTGGGGCCATGTCTACCAGAGCCTGTGGTAAGGAAAaacctggtggtgatggtggtggtagcagtagatGTATTAGATAGAAATAGTAtgagtaacagtagtggtaatcAAAGTATGGGGATAGAGGAGCCACCATGCAATATTACAGCAAAATCAATGTGTAGCAGTAATAAGCATCAGTAGCAGAAAAGTGCTGTGAAATTAAAAACGATGGCAATCCAATTATATATGTACCAGACCAGCATCAATTCCGGACAGGGCAGCCCAAATAAAACGCCACACACTCATAGACACACATCTTTCACACTTAACTCCATCAGCCCCAAGAGTTCAGGCATAGCACCACCAACCACATCCAAGGATcatgtgaaagaaaagacaaatagtACTTCAATAttaatctcaatctctctctctctctctcacacacacacacacacacacacacacacctacctgcTTAGCTGATGGTGACATTCCCGACTGGACAACAATAATGGCACGCTGGATGTTCTCTTCCTGCATGCGTGTACAGTATGTCTTAATGGTGCGGACTCCAACCTGCCAGAGCAACACAGACactaagttgttgtttttttctttttcttttttttatgtaagatgggaaaCCTAACCAAGagtaacataaaataaaa of the Portunus trituberculatus isolate SZX2019 chromosome 42, ASM1759143v1, whole genome shotgun sequence genome contains:
- the LOC123517416 gene encoding DNA-directed RNA polymerases I, II, and III subunit RPABC1 produces the protein MDDEAETYKLWRIRKTIMQLCHDRGYLVTQDELDQTLAQFKEQFGEKPSERQPARSDLIVLVAHNDDPTDQMFVFFPDEPKVGVRTIKTYCTRMQEENIQRAIIVVQSGMSPSAKQALVDMAPKYILEQFLESELLINITEHELVPEHVVMTAEEKTELLQRYKLKDNQLMRIQAGDPVARYFGLKRGQVVKIIRPSETAGRYISYRLVV